The DNA region CTGGTATGGTGTTGGTCAATAATCTCTTTGATGGAAGAGGTTATTAGGGATGGAAAAGGTTCATtctctgtcacaccccgaccttactagggtgtgatgggcacccgaccctcctcagagtcgagcgaacccttaaacgttcgcgttactaaaacctgtcatttcgaaaatttttaagaaacatgaaacttttcaataTAGAGATCATATCTTTATACGGATTATGAAAACCGCAAACAAATACATAACTTTTACCATCGACGATATCTCAAAATGCACACCCTTTTAACATCTACGACCGATTCGCGTTCTCGACACCCAATCCACAGAcactcgtcgcaaagtctctaggatatacaattACCATGACACAAGTGTGACCCGCAACACCCGaaccgaaatggagctcgccaatcccgcgggaacAACACAGCAAAGTCTCTCTTCACCCTACGGTGTAcacgcgtggcacgaaacgacccaagaaagcggggtcggtacggagtatgtgcgagtatgtaaagcgataacaaataataaccatagcttaatttagaagagaagaaaccacaatcaagctcattactaACCCCTCGGCCGggaggaaacataaatgtacacacggggtcttagaacaatccttaaataaataaTGCGATCCGAACACACGTTCTTTCAAGCATACACGATATAAGTACGAGTACACCGGTTCTAGAATGCACAATttaaatatagtatcacaacaCGGTCCGCGGACGGTGACGCCGTAGGAATGATGGCCGCCCGGGCGTTGCCGCTTCGGCGCATAACAATAATGATAGCCCCCGCCGGGCGGCCGCCGGCTCGAATATCGATAGTGGCCCCCTAcgttgccgcttccggcataacaataatgacggtaatgtaaacataagtagtaaatgggatgaaatagtaaaacctcgcacccctttcggagtggttttgaaaaaaaatagctcactcagacataagctgaggccatagtgCGCCCAGACGTGGTCGAGGCCATAGCTTTTCGGTGATCGGCTAAGGCCACGGCTCGCTCGGTTACGTACCGAGGCATAGCACGCCTTGCATGGccgaggccaccgcaccccgcccggagtggttttagaaagtctaaatattaaaatctcacaccccgtcggagtggttttagaaaaatcaattttgtgtttctttgtacaaaactagttctttaaaaatcattagtgaaccacGACCGCGCTTgaaagccatttttggaaaatcgAAGTGATAATCATATTAGAAACGTAGTTACACGACcaagtatattatagaacataatgaggtagttaaatAACCGTcctttggtagtcgggtcctattcatgcaagttctaaatggttatgcaatttttccaactattcatagaacattcaattcaattccattgaatgatgAAAAGGggtcaaattcaatcttagatttctaggaataggatcgtcccGAGGCCCATATCCGAACCTATTAGGTCtaaaacatgccaaaagaaggaagggtgagccttacataccttttccgcctcttacgctatTCCAAATCCCGGTTCCAAGTTCGCCCAAAAATGCCGCAGaatttggtcgcatttaccattactattcatgagacttaaaattttaatcttgcctcaatacttgtctaccgaaatttcggcaagcatttcccccgtaaacacaccatcccgaggatatggctcggcccaagtatcaacaacaataccaacaagcacatcaacaatatccataagcaattccaaacacattctaacattaataactctttttctatataattcgacaacattcgtgcatattcaattcaacttcacatattcaaactagtatcaaagattgcatattcaaataccaatccataACCATTCAAACGcggttcaagaacatttcaacaatccgcacaatattcaaaacaacccaaccaaaatataaggcaacccgaaaaccttccaagtccgagggaaatatcaacaacgcatttcttttcttccaaattcataaaccatactaacaatctatactttaacaacattaattttACACATACatgaaactacactaaattcacaatATCTTAAAACGACCCATAATGTTCTCTACTTCAAAttggatcattaaatcatcattttcaccataaaatccatacaacaacaaccaaattacactaaataaaatttgttcattcttttgACAAACAACAccacccatattcggccatcccaaccaacctacaactttcatgaatttcattacttttccatacattacaacaacaactaacgcACTACATAAATTAATCCATTTTCTTTCATGCAACATAACACCCACGGCTAAACATGCAAaccacggccacacacatgcacatacgTATTTCTTgggttccattcatttccacatactataacacttcacaaatcatccataacatatataaaaatatgattAAACCTTTACCTTTTTCCATCAATTCTCCACTTGACTAaagttggcaacttgtatgaatatgtttTCCTCTTGCTCCACAAATCACTTCGCCTTACTAAGAACCCTTTATTGCATTATTTAGCTAGAGGGAATAAGTTGAACAATCAATCTTGCTCtcttttgttgctgaatttttacggaaagttttggaacttttggtgaaaaaaaatgagattttgtcccttaaaacggaatgGCGAAGTCGGTTTCTTTGAAAGGTCTTGTAGCATATGCGGGGAAAGGCATTTGGCGTCGACGGTTcgatttgtaacgtctataattctctactccgatgtcctatcaatgaacggtttgttgcattacaaactagactcgacgaacttcattgcAGGATTtcaaaacaccttaaaactccacatatactatgatgaggtacatgtcaaactcatgctcaaAACGCGGGTATAACATTCTCATTGCCTTGTCAGCTAAGAACAAGCTGGGCTTCATTACTGGAGCTCATGCTACTCTATCTGATGGATCTCGCATTTGCAACCTTGGAGTAGGTGTAATGATATGGTGACTACTTGGCTGTTGAATTCACTGTCAAAACAAATTGCAGACAGTGTTATTTACTCAAGAACAGGAAAGGAACTCTGGATAAGTTTGGAGCATACGTTTGGACAAACTAATGGTGCCAAGCTATTTCACCTAAAGAAGGAACTAAGCAGGTTATCTCAAGGCACCAGCAACATAGCTGGGTATTTCACAAAACTCAAAAGGCTTTGGGATGAACTTGATTCACTTAACTCTAATATCAAATATACTTTTGTGTGTGCTTGTGAAGGAAAACATAAATTGGAAAAATTTATGGAAGATGAGAAACTTATGGAGTTTTTTATGGATTTAAATGATACATGTGCACAAGCTAGGGGAAATATTTTAATGATTAACCCTCTACTTGATATTAATCAGGCCTACTCTTTGATCTTACTGGATGATAATCAGAGAGAATCATCTATGAGTCCATTCCTTTCCTcagattcttcttcttttatggTTGGTAACATAAACCAATTTAAGCTTGGAAAGCAGATTCAGAGGACTATTGGCCTTTCACAGAGATCTAGGAATTCATACCCCAGGTtccataatcaacaacaacatcaacaacaacaactgaGGTTTTACAAACAACCACAAAAATTCAGAGGAAAAAGAGCAAAGTTTAATCCTAATGTTTCTTGCACTTATTATGGAAAAGTGGGTCATGCTGCAGATGATTGTTACAGATTAATTGGGTTTCCTGAGGATTTTCAGTTCACAAATGAAAAGGATTTTCAAATCAAGGGTAATGGGGCCTTATCCACAGAAGAAGGTGAGAACAGGACCAACAATCATACATCTACTAACACCAACAATCAGTCTTACAACAAAGAGCAGTACAATCAGTTTGTTCAGATGTTTAAACAAATGAAGGTGGATGAGGCAACAAACACTACTGTTGGACTGAAATCAACACAAATGCAATAGCTGGTACTATTTTAAAACATTCGATCACAAGCTACCATTAATTCAGTACCGGGTCAATTGTTGTTCGGACGTGCTTTAGTTNNNNNNNNNNNNNNNNNNNNNNNNNNNNNNNNNNNNNNNNNNNNNNNNNNNNNNNNNNNNNNNNNNNNNNNNNNNNNNNNNNNNNNNNNNNNNNNNNNNNCACAAAAAATTTGAACGGGGTTTTTGGGAAGGAAAGCCCCTTTAAAAAACATTATGCGACTTTTAGGGATTTTTGCGTTTTTTTGGCCcctaaaattttttatttccctTTAGACCCTCTACAAATTAGTAGCTTTGAAAGGAGGATCAACCCTtcaaacatatttttaaaattgaattatttAACCATCACCGACCTTTTAATTGTGAATTTTTATCGTGATGCAAAAATTTTTGATCATTCATCTCAAGTATCTTTCTAAAACATCAAGGgtttttccatcttttcccctttttttgatCTCCTACCTTTTGTGATTTTTGAGGGGCCCGTTCGAGATTCAAAATTCCATTagcggattttttttttgggggtttcccccttttttgggAAGTCAGAAAGGATTCGTTTCCATCACCCCAAAAGGAATATCGATCTATCGGATAGTGGGAGTTAACCGTTTTTCGTTTGTTAAAGTTTTTTTGGTTCCCCCTCTTCTCCGGGATGTACTCGAAAAAGCGGGCCCGTACCTAATCTTGTTTTCCCCCGGGAGAACCCTTTGACCTCGCCCCGCCCTCCCCGGTATCTCTCGGGTTCCCCTCCCCTCCCCTTTTGGCGTCGAAGGATAAACTACCGTTATTTCAAATTTCCgaaaattatgaaatccttTGCAATTCCATGTTTCCCCCCCGAGATGGGGATCGGAATAAATCATACCATCtcatctttttcttgttttgttaaAGCTCAGGGAGAAACCTAAGTGAAGAAAGGACAACCAAAGGGCTTCGATTGTTCAGGTTATATTATGTTCCACGAAAGGATAAATTTTAAGATAATCGAAAAAGGCCATAAAAATCCCTTATCTAAGGGGGGTCTAAAAAATCCCTTCTTCCCCGGTTTGtcctttcttccaaaaaatttcaaattttgtctttttttataaaaccaaaaatcataaaccttCAGATTAATCTTAAAAAATTCTGGACctatttttctcctttctttttcaaattctcttgttaaaaaaaaattaaaaaaaaaaaacattcgaaatttttcccctttgggctctaaaatttgaaaagacaAACTCGGGGAAAAAATTGAACCATTTTTTTAAACACTACTAAAAATGGTAAAAAAGGGCGGAAAAAAACGTGAAAAAGCGGAAAAAGAcgtttttggttttttaataaaaatttttttttttaaaaaaaaaaatttaatatttttttttcctgggaaaaatataattatttgtttatttttttctataataaaGGGGGAatttggttttttatttttttttttttaaaaaaaaagcggAGAGgggttttttgggttttaaggaaaaaaaaataaattaaatcaatgttagttttgaaaaaaaaaattttgggggtcTAGTGGTAAACCCCTTTTTCAAGGGAACATCCGGGTTTGACTTatttcccttttattctttaattttcaaaaaaaaaaaaaaaatggccgcatttttttttttttttttttaacaaaccgACGGACGGgtttttttaaaggaaattttttaaaaagggagaGAGAACTTGGGGAAAAAAAGTTGAGGAAAAAAGAACCTAAGGAAAAGAAGCGGGGAGAGAGAAATACTAGAAGAGTCGAGAATGGTTCTCGATTAATCTacgaaggtttatgagtttatCGCATATTTGTCGAAAAATGATTGGGAGACTAAATTTGATAGTTtggatagttaaaggactaaaaccgaTAAGTAATTAAAGGGACCATTTTAGGCCTACTCCCCCATAAAATAGGGGACCCCATGGCCCTTTTCTCGAAGATAATCGGTGAGAATAAATTAGACTTAGGCCTCAAATAAATTGGGGTTTTAAAGCACGCCCTGAGTACGGCTTGAAAGTTTATTGTATCCGGATAAAATATAATGAATGTGATAAATGTAAACTTTACATTAAAACCGAACCAATCATTTAGTCTCTGTTGTTTgctgtatatatattgtattctCTCTTGATAATGAGCAAAGACGTTAAACGTAAATGCTCACTAACGTATGCTTACAACGgagtttgatatgaaagacttaggaATTAGATTTAGTGCAAATTAAAATCCATAGAGACTCCACAAGTCGCATTTATCACAAACTCTCGCTATGCTAAGATGGTACTTGAAAAAATTCAAGTATGCGGAGTTTAAAGTTGCAAAGACTCACGATTGACGTGGTGACCTGCTCTTACAAAGAACCAAGGTCAAAGCAAAGTCTACGATTAGACTATGCTGAGTGTTGGGAAGTTTGATATACATTATGAGCGCTGCACACGACCGGAATGAGCTTGTGCAATAAGTAAATTGAGTCGTTACACAAGTAATCCTAACCAAACTCATTGGATGGCAATGAAAAAAGTTTTGGGGTATTTAAAAAACACGCCGACTATGCTTTGCACTATAATAAATATCCTGTGATGATTGAAGGATATCGTGATGCAAATTGGATCACCGGATCATACGAAGTTAAATCCACAAGCGGATACGTTTTCACCATTAATGAGGAGCGATGTCTTGGGAATCATCCCACGGAACATGTATGTCGCTCGCTCTGATGGAGTCGGAATTTA from Lycium ferocissimum isolate CSIRO_LF1 chromosome 2, AGI_CSIRO_Lferr_CH_V1, whole genome shotgun sequence includes:
- the LOC132047600 gene encoding uncharacterized protein LOC132047600; this encodes MVTTWLLNSLSKQIADSVIYSRTGKELWISLEHTFGQTNGAKLFHLKKELSRLSQGTSNIAGYFTKLKRLWDELDSLNSNIKYTFVCACEGKHKLEKFMEDEKLMEFFMDLNDTCAQARGNILMINPLLDINQAYSLILLDDNQRESSMSPFLSSDSSSFMVGNINQFKLGKQIQRTIGLSQRSRNSYPRFHNQQQHQQQQLRFYKQPQKFRGKRAKFNPNVSCTYYGKVGHAADDCYRLIGFPEDFQFTNEKDFQIKGNGALSTEEGENRTNNHTSTNTNNQSYNKEQYNQFVQMFKQMKVDEATNTTVGLKSTQMQ